From a single Fusobacterium ulcerans ATCC 49185 genomic region:
- a CDS encoding L,D-transpeptidase family protein: MRLLKTALISLFMIGTAAFSFEGDASWTTVAIYDNEMPENIILNEKYNGGHPKVLDYVFVRTRTANLRELPSTKGKIIKKFNYDTKLKALEKIYDYGNYWYKVETDKGEIGYISSMVVRKRVFRFEKAIDKIKELENFIAKEMEEGREVVSTNSYVPNPNNVDFKREKDKYGTSLDQNIVGWYGKEKIFVPDRSVLSIVEPGDKTSKVHVASIKEPLVIENKRISRNPKIDKNFRKVIAIDIENQNVMVFEKNEDNKWEVISYVYSKTGIESEVGFETPKGFFIAPMVKYIMPYNSEVGEKQGYARYAIRFSGGGYLHGTPLNYDEDANREFFMKQKEKTLGTFTGTRKCVRTTEPHAKYLFEWMVKSPNKSRNEQVPDENVMFVIF, encoded by the coding sequence ATGAGACTTTTAAAAACAGCGTTGATTTCATTATTTATGATTGGAACTGCAGCTTTTTCTTTTGAGGGAGATGCTAGTTGGACTACAGTTGCAATATATGACAATGAGATGCCAGAGAACATTATTTTAAATGAAAAATATAATGGTGGTCATCCAAAAGTGTTGGATTATGTCTTTGTAAGGACAAGAACAGCGAATTTAAGAGAGCTACCAAGTACAAAGGGTAAAATCATAAAAAAATTTAATTATGATACTAAATTAAAGGCTTTAGAAAAAATATATGATTATGGTAACTACTGGTATAAAGTAGAAACTGATAAAGGTGAAATAGGATATATTTCTTCTATGGTAGTAAGAAAAAGAGTTTTTAGGTTTGAAAAAGCTATAGATAAAATAAAAGAGCTTGAAAACTTTATTGCAAAAGAAATGGAAGAAGGAAGAGAGGTAGTCAGTACAAATTCATATGTTCCTAATCCAAATAATGTGGATTTTAAAAGAGAAAAGGATAAATATGGAACTTCTCTTGATCAGAATATAGTTGGATGGTATGGAAAAGAAAAAATATTTGTGCCAGATAGGTCAGTACTTTCTATAGTAGAGCCTGGAGATAAAACTTCAAAAGTACATGTAGCATCAATAAAAGAACCTCTTGTTATTGAAAATAAGAGAATATCTAGAAATCCTAAAATAGATAAAAATTTTAGGAAAGTTATAGCTATAGATATAGAAAATCAAAATGTTATGGTCTTTGAAAAAAATGAAGATAATAAATGGGAAGTTATATCTTATGTATATAGCAAAACAGGAATAGAAAGTGAAGTGGGATTTGAAACACCAAAAGGATTTTTTATAGCTCCAATGGTAAAATATATAATGCCATATAATAGTGAAGTAGGAGAAAAGCAAGGATATGCAAGATATGCTATCAGATTTTCTGGTGGAGGATATCTTCATGGAACTCCTCTAAATTATGATGAGGATGCCAATAGAGAATTTTTTATGAAACAAAAGGAAAAAACTTTGGGAACATTTACAGGAACTAGAAAATGTGTAAGAACTACAGAACCTCATGCAAAATATCTTTTTGAATGGATGGTTAAAAGTCCAAATAAAAGCAGAAATGAGCAAGTCCCTGATGAAAATGTAATGTTTGTTATTTTCTAA
- the kamE gene encoding lysine 5,6-aminomutase subunit beta, with product MSGGLYSTDKKEFDKTLDLTQLRPYGDTMNDGKVQMSFTLPVPNNEKGVEAAIQLAKKMGFIDPAVAFSEALDKEFSFYVVYGATSYNVDYTNIKVQALEIDTMDMHECEEYIAENIGRNVVMIGASTGTDAHTVGIDAIMNMKGYAGHYGLERYKGVEAYNLGSQVTNEEFIQKAIELKADALIVSQTVTQKDVHIHNLTNLVELLEAEGLRDKVILIAGGARITNELAKELGYDAGFGPGKYADDVATYIVKEMVQRGMVKK from the coding sequence ATGTCTGGAGGTTTATATTCTACTGATAAAAAAGAATTTGATAAAACACTTGATCTTACGCAGTTAAGACCATATGGAGATACAATGAATGATGGTAAAGTTCAAATGAGCTTTACTCTTCCAGTACCTAATAATGAAAAAGGTGTGGAAGCTGCTATACAATTAGCTAAAAAAATGGGATTTATAGATCCAGCTGTTGCTTTTTCAGAAGCACTGGATAAAGAATTTTCATTTTATGTAGTATATGGAGCTACATCATATAATGTTGACTATACTAATATAAAAGTACAGGCTTTAGAAATAGATACAATGGATATGCATGAATGTGAAGAATATATTGCTGAAAATATAGGAAGAAATGTAGTAATGATAGGTGCAAGTACAGGAACAGATGCTCATACAGTTGGAATAGATGCTATCATGAATATGAAAGGATATGCAGGACACTATGGACTTGAAAGATATAAGGGAGTAGAAGCATACAATCTTGGAAGTCAAGTTACTAATGAAGAGTTTATCCAAAAAGCTATTGAATTAAAAGCTGATGCTTTGATAGTTTCACAAACTGTAACTCAAAAAGATGTTCATATTCACAATTTAACTAATTTAGTTGAATTACTAGAGGCTGAAGGATTGAGAGATAAAGTTATCTTAATAGCTGGAGGAGCTAGAATAACTAATGAGTTGGCAAAAGAATTAGGATACGATGCAGGATTTGGTCCAGGAAAATATGCTGATGATGTTGCAACTTATATTGTAAAAGAAATGGTTCAAAGAGGAATGGTTAAGAAATAA
- the kamD gene encoding lysine 5,6-aminomutase subunit alpha codes for MNSKLNLNWNLVDEARKSAKKIAADAQVFVDAHSTVTVERTICRLLGIDGIDEFEVPLPNVVVDFIKENGNISLGVAKYLGNAMLETGLKPQEIAERIARKELDVTKMKWHDDFEIKLALKEIAEANVERIRSNRAKREEYLNVYGDKKGPYIYVIVATGNIYEDVTQAVAAARQGADVIAVIRTTGQSLLDYVPYGATTEGFGGTMATQENFRIMRKALDEVGVELKRYIRLCNYCSGLCMPEIAAMGALERLDMMLNDALYGILFRDINMKRTLVDQFFSRVINGFAGVIINTGEDNYLTTADAIEEAHTVLASQFINEQFALVAGLPEEQMGLGHAFEMHPDTKNGFLLELAQAQMAREIFPKAPLKYMPPTKFMTGNIFKGHVQDALFNMVTIMTNQKVHLLGMLTEAIHTPFMSDRALSIENAKYIFNNMEDFGNDIEFKKDGIMVNRAKEVLEKAAELLKTIEGIGIFKTLEGGIFAGIKRPLDGGKGLAGVFEKDSSYFNPFIELMLGGNR; via the coding sequence ATGAATAGCAAACTAAATCTTAACTGGAATTTAGTAGATGAAGCTCGTAAGTCAGCTAAAAAAATTGCTGCAGATGCACAAGTATTTGTTGATGCACACAGTACTGTTACTGTAGAAAGAACAATATGTAGATTACTTGGAATAGATGGTATTGATGAATTTGAAGTACCATTACCAAATGTGGTGGTAGATTTTATTAAAGAAAATGGAAATATTTCTCTTGGAGTTGCGAAATATTTAGGAAATGCAATGCTTGAAACTGGATTAAAACCACAAGAAATAGCAGAAAGAATTGCAAGAAAAGAATTAGATGTTACAAAAATGAAATGGCATGATGATTTTGAAATTAAATTAGCTCTTAAAGAGATTGCAGAGGCTAATGTAGAGAGAATCAGATCTAACAGAGCAAAAAGAGAAGAATATTTAAATGTATATGGAGATAAGAAAGGTCCTTACATTTATGTAATAGTTGCTACTGGAAATATCTATGAAGACGTTACACAAGCTGTAGCTGCAGCTAGACAAGGTGCAGATGTAATAGCCGTTATCAGAACTACTGGACAATCTTTATTGGATTATGTTCCATATGGAGCTACAACTGAGGGGTTCGGAGGAACAATGGCTACTCAGGAAAACTTTAGAATTATGAGAAAAGCTCTTGATGAAGTTGGAGTAGAATTAAAAAGATATATAAGACTTTGTAATTACTGTTCAGGACTTTGTATGCCTGAAATAGCTGCAATGGGAGCTCTTGAAAGACTAGATATGATGCTGAATGACGCATTATATGGAATCTTATTCAGAGATATAAATATGAAAAGAACTTTAGTTGACCAATTCTTCTCAAGAGTTATCAATGGATTTGCAGGAGTTATAATTAATACAGGAGAAGATAACTACTTAACTACAGCTGATGCTATTGAAGAAGCTCATACAGTTTTAGCTTCACAATTCATCAATGAACAATTTGCATTAGTTGCTGGATTACCAGAAGAACAAATGGGGTTAGGTCATGCATTTGAAATGCATCCAGATACTAAAAATGGATTCTTGCTTGAATTAGCTCAAGCTCAAATGGCTAGAGAGATATTCCCTAAAGCACCATTAAAATATATGCCACCTACAAAATTTATGACAGGAAATATTTTTAAAGGTCATGTACAAGATGCTTTATTTAATATGGTAACTATAATGACTAATCAAAAGGTACATTTATTAGGAATGCTGACAGAAGCTATCCATACTCCATTTATGTCAGACAGAGCACTTTCTATAGAAAATGCTAAATATATTTTTAATAACATGGAAGATTTTGGTAATGATATTGAGTTCAAAAAAGATGGTATAATGGTAAATAGGGCTAAAGAGGTTCTTGAAAAAGCTGCTGAACTATTAAAAACTATAGAAGGAATAGGAATATTCAAGACTCTTGAAGGTGGAATTTTTGCTGGTATAAAAAGACCATTAGATGGAGGAAAAGGACTGGCTGGAGTATTTGAAAAAGATTCTAGTTACTTTAATCCATTTATAGAATTAATGCTTGGAGGTAATAGATAA
- a CDS encoding MutS-related protein: MRFIDDKSLERLGFRKLLTRVETLSPYGKAKLKKLKNYLRGEEQLLKEEFIKMEVFMSFSEENKNLVRDIEGIIHRLKDIKTVVNNCLKENILDDVDLFEIKVQALLMEELNLLLKKLPGELKNFDLESMEEMIDALDPDKNRLPTFYVYDSYSLELKMVRDKKKDVEKRIFAAKSFEEVSQLKEERLDILVEEEKEELKVRKQLTSILLKKAEGFLENIDKIGNLDFLMAKVRFARTYGGIRPEISMNNEVDVTGLVNIEVREMLEAKSKTFTPIDVKLGSGVTIITGANMGGKSVALKTITENLLLFHMGFFVIAEKAKFPLVDFVFFISDDMQDISKGLSTFGAEIMKLKEVNIFLDLGTGFVVFDEFARGTNPKEGQKFVEALAKYLNDRPTISLMTTHFDGIVRDDMNHYQVVGLKNVDFENLRRKIELSKNSMELIQEYMDFRLEKADKAEVPKDALNIAKLIGIDKRFTEIILEEYIKED, encoded by the coding sequence ATGAGATTTATAGATGATAAAAGTCTTGAGAGATTAGGATTTAGAAAACTTTTAACAAGAGTTGAAACTCTTTCTCCTTATGGTAAAGCTAAACTGAAAAAGTTAAAGAACTACTTAAGAGGAGAGGAGCAACTTCTAAAAGAAGAATTTATAAAAATGGAAGTTTTTATGAGTTTTTCAGAAGAAAATAAGAATCTGGTAAGAGATATCGAAGGGATAATTCACAGATTAAAGGACATTAAAACAGTTGTAAATAATTGCTTAAAAGAAAATATATTGGATGATGTAGATCTTTTTGAGATAAAGGTACAGGCACTATTAATGGAAGAATTAAATCTTTTATTAAAAAAATTGCCAGGGGAACTGAAAAATTTTGATTTGGAAAGCATGGAAGAGATGATTGACGCTCTAGATCCAGATAAAAACAGACTGCCTACCTTTTATGTTTATGACAGTTACTCACTTGAACTTAAAATGGTGAGAGATAAGAAAAAAGATGTAGAAAAAAGAATATTCGCTGCAAAAAGTTTTGAAGAAGTATCTCAATTAAAAGAAGAGAGATTGGATATACTTGTAGAAGAAGAGAAAGAAGAGCTGAAAGTGAGAAAACAGCTTACATCAATCTTGTTAAAAAAAGCAGAGGGATTTTTAGAAAATATAGATAAAATAGGGAATCTAGATTTTTTAATGGCTAAGGTCAGATTTGCAAGAACTTATGGAGGTATCAGACCTGAGATATCTATGAATAATGAAGTAGATGTTACTGGACTGGTAAATATAGAAGTGAGAGAAATGTTAGAAGCTAAAAGCAAGACTTTTACTCCAATTGATGTGAAATTAGGATCAGGAGTTACCATAATAACAGGAGCAAATATGGGAGGAAAAAGTGTTGCGTTAAAAACTATAACTGAAAACCTTTTACTTTTCCATATGGGATTCTTCGTTATAGCTGAAAAGGCAAAATTCCCACTTGTAGATTTCGTATTTTTTATATCAGATGACATGCAGGATATCTCTAAGGGTCTAAGTACTTTTGGAGCTGAAATAATGAAGCTTAAAGAAGTAAATATATTTTTAGATTTAGGAACAGGCTTTGTAGTTTTTGATGAGTTTGCTAGAGGAACTAATCCAAAAGAGGGACAAAAGTTCGTAGAAGCTTTAGCTAAATATTTAAATGATAGACCTACAATATCTCTTATGACCACACATTTTGATGGAATAGTAAGAGATGATATGAATCATTATCAAGTAGTAGGGTTAAAAAATGTAGATTTTGAAAACTTGAGGAGAAAAATAGAGTTAAGCAAAAATTCTATGGAACTTATTCAAGAATATATGGACTTCAGACTTGAAAAGGCGGACAAGGCAGAAGTACCAAAAGATGCTCTGAATATAGCAAAATTAATAGGAATAGATAAAAGATTTACAGAAATAATACTTGAAGAGTATATTAAGGAGGATTAA
- the kamA gene encoding L-lysine 2,3-aminomutase, producing the protein MNTVNTRAKFFPNVTDEQWNDWHWQVKNRIESLEDLKKYITLSAEEEEGVKKTLETLRMAVTPYYFSLMDNNDPNCPVRKQAIPSIKEIHQAEADLLDPLHEDEDSPVPGLTHRYPDRVLLLITDMCSMYCRHCTRRRFAGASDDAMPMDRIDKAIEYIAKTPQVRDVLLSGGDALLVSDETLEYIISKLRAIPHVEIVRIGSRTPVVLPQRITPELVEMLKKYHPIWLNTHFNHPKEVTPESKKACELLANAGIPLGNQSVLLRGINDCVHVMKKLVHELVKMRVRPYYIYQCDLSMGLEHFRTPVSKGIEIIEGLRGHTSGYAVPTFVVDAPGGGGKTPVMPQYVISQAPHKVVLRNFEGVITTYTEPEEYHEECQCEDCKAHRTNTGVSKLLSGGAMAIEPKELDRHKRNEK; encoded by the coding sequence ATGAACACAGTTAACACTAGAGCAAAGTTTTTCCCAAATGTAACAGATGAGCAATGGAACGATTGGCATTGGCAAGTAAAAAATAGAATAGAAAGTTTAGAAGACCTTAAAAAATATATCACTTTGAGTGCAGAGGAAGAGGAAGGAGTTAAGAAGACTCTTGAGACTTTAAGAATGGCTGTTACTCCATACTATTTCTCATTGATGGATAATAATGACCCTAACTGTCCAGTTAGAAAACAAGCTATTCCTTCAATAAAAGAAATTCATCAAGCAGAAGCAGATCTTTTAGACCCATTACATGAAGATGAAGATTCTCCAGTTCCTGGATTGACTCACAGATATCCAGACAGAGTACTTCTATTAATAACTGATATGTGCTCAATGTATTGCAGACACTGTACTCGTAGAAGATTTGCTGGAGCAAGTGATGATGCAATGCCTATGGACAGAATAGACAAAGCTATTGAATATATAGCTAAAACTCCACAAGTAAGAGACGTATTATTATCAGGAGGAGACGCTTTATTAGTTTCTGATGAAACTTTAGAATATATCATCAGTAAATTAAGAGCTATCCCTCACGTTGAAATAGTAAGAATTGGATCAAGAACTCCAGTTGTTCTTCCTCAAAGAATAACTCCAGAGTTAGTTGAAATGTTGAAAAAATACCACCCAATCTGGTTAAATACACACTTCAACCATCCAAAAGAAGTAACACCAGAATCTAAAAAAGCTTGTGAATTACTAGCTAACGCAGGAATCCCTCTAGGAAATCAATCAGTTCTTTTAAGAGGAATAAATGACTGTGTACATGTAATGAAAAAATTAGTTCATGAGTTAGTAAAAATGAGAGTAAGACCTTACTATATTTATCAATGTGACCTTTCAATGGGATTAGAGCATTTCAGAACTCCAGTTTCTAAAGGAATTGAAATTATTGAAGGTTTAAGAGGACATACATCAGGATATGCAGTACCTACATTCGTAGTTGATGCACCTGGTGGTGGAGGAAAAACTCCTGTAATGCCTCAATATGTAATCTCTCAAGCTCCACATAAAGTTGTATTGAGAAACTTTGAAGGAGTTATCACTACTTATACTGAGCCAGAAGAATATCATGAAGAATGTCAATGTGAAGATTGTAAAGCTCACAGAACAAACACTGGAGTATCTAAACTTCTTAGTGGTGGAGCTATGGCAATAGAACCAAAAGAGCTTGACAGACATAAAAGAAACGAAAAATAA
- the kdd gene encoding L-erythro-3,5-diaminohexanoate dehydrogenase codes for MIKGCKYGTHRVIEPQGVLPQPALKINNDMNIYSNEILIDVMALNVDSASFTQIEEEAGHDVEKIKAKIKEIVGERGKMQNPVTGSGGMLIGTIEKIGDDLVGKTDLKVGDKIATLVSLSLTPLRIDEIVDVKPDIDRVEIKGKAILFESGIYAVLPKDMPETLALAALDVAGAPAQVAKLARPCQSVVILGSAGKSGMLCAYEAVKRVGPTGTVIGLVRNEKEAALLARVSDKIKVVIADATKPIEVLNAVLAANDGKEVDIAINCVNVQNTEMSTILPVKDLGIAYFFSMATSFTKAALGAEGVGKDVTMIVGNGYTKDHAAITLEELRESAVLREIFNELYV; via the coding sequence ATGATAAAAGGATGTAAATATGGAACACACAGAGTTATAGAACCACAAGGAGTTTTACCACAACCAGCTTTAAAAATAAATAACGATATGAACATATACTCAAATGAGATATTAATAGATGTAATGGCATTAAATGTTGACTCAGCTTCATTCACTCAAATTGAAGAAGAAGCAGGACACGATGTAGAAAAAATCAAAGCTAAAATAAAAGAAATTGTTGGTGAAAGAGGAAAAATGCAAAACCCTGTAACTGGATCAGGTGGAATGCTTATTGGAACTATCGAAAAAATTGGAGACGATTTAGTTGGAAAAACTGATCTTAAAGTTGGAGATAAAATAGCTACTTTAGTTTCTCTATCTCTTACTCCATTAAGAATAGATGAAATTGTTGATGTAAAACCAGATATTGATAGAGTAGAAATCAAAGGTAAAGCAATACTTTTCGAAAGCGGAATTTATGCTGTATTACCAAAAGATATGCCTGAAACTTTAGCTCTTGCAGCTTTAGATGTAGCTGGAGCACCTGCACAAGTTGCTAAATTAGCTAGACCTTGTCAATCAGTTGTTATCCTTGGATCAGCTGGAAAATCAGGAATGCTTTGTGCTTATGAAGCAGTAAAAAGAGTAGGACCTACTGGAACTGTAATTGGATTAGTAAGAAATGAAAAAGAAGCTGCTCTATTAGCTAGAGTAAGCGACAAAATAAAAGTAGTTATTGCTGACGCTACAAAACCAATCGAAGTATTAAATGCTGTATTAGCTGCTAACGATGGTAAAGAAGTAGATATTGCTATCAACTGTGTAAATGTACAAAATACAGAAATGTCAACAATTTTACCAGTTAAAGATTTAGGAATAGCTTACTTCTTCTCTATGGCAACTTCATTCACTAAAGCTGCACTAGGTGCTGAAGGTGTAGGAAAAGATGTTACTATGATCGTAGGAAATGGATACACTAAAGACCATGCTGCAATCACTTTAGAAGAATTGAGAGAAAGTGCTGTATTAAGAGAAATATTCAACGAATTATATGTTTAA
- the kce gene encoding 3-keto-5-aminohexanoate cleavage protein, with product MEKLIITAAICGAEVTKEQNPAVPYTVEEIVREAYGAYKAGASIIHLHVREDDGTPTQSKERFKQCMDAIREKCPDAIIQPSTGGAVGMTDLERLQPTELGPEMATLDCGTCNFGGDEVFTNTENTIKNFGKIMIERGVKPEIEVFDKGMVDYAIKYAKQGFIKKPMHFDFVLGVQMAASARDLVFISESIPEGSTWTVAGIGRHEFPMAAMAITMGGHVRVGFEDNVYIEKGVLAKSNGELVEKVVRLAKELGREIATPDEAREILGLKK from the coding sequence ATGGAAAAATTAATAATTACAGCAGCTATATGCGGAGCTGAAGTAACTAAAGAACAAAATCCAGCAGTTCCTTATACTGTAGAAGAAATAGTAAGAGAAGCATATGGAGCATACAAAGCAGGAGCTTCAATAATTCACTTACATGTAAGAGAAGATGATGGGACTCCTACTCAATCTAAAGAAAGATTCAAACAATGTATGGATGCAATAAGAGAAAAATGTCCAGATGCAATAATCCAACCATCTACTGGTGGAGCAGTTGGAATGACAGATCTTGAAAGATTACAGCCTACTGAATTAGGACCAGAAATGGCAACTCTAGATTGTGGAACTTGTAATTTTGGTGGAGATGAAGTTTTCACTAATACAGAAAACACTATTAAAAACTTTGGAAAAATAATGATTGAAAGAGGAGTAAAACCTGAAATTGAAGTATTTGACAAAGGAATGGTAGATTATGCTATAAAATATGCAAAACAAGGATTCATAAAAAAACCTATGCATTTCGACTTTGTTTTAGGAGTACAAATGGCAGCAAGTGCAAGAGACCTTGTATTTATCAGTGAAAGTATTCCAGAGGGTTCTACATGGACAGTCGCTGGAATAGGAAGACATGAATTTCCAATGGCAGCAATGGCTATCACTATGGGAGGGCATGTAAGAGTTGGATTTGAAGACAATGTATATATTGAAAAAGGTGTACTTGCTAAATCAAATGGAGAACTTGTAGAAAAAGTTGTAAGATTGGCTAAAGAATTAGGAAGAGAAATTGCTACTCCTGATGAAGCCAGAGAAATTTTAGGATTAAAAAAATAA